In Micromonospora sp. WMMD980, the following are encoded in one genomic region:
- a CDS encoding DUF3488 and transglutaminase-like domain-containing protein — MTPHRNIGFVAAAATLLAAAPLSAIFERWTWLVQAAIVVSVVAGAAALSRLGRAPLWGQLLAMLAGLTLGLTWVFPGGTELLAFVPTPATFAHFGDLLQTSLQDMRAYGVKVPDVDSLLFLAVLGIGAVAVVVDVLAVGLRRPALAGLPMLAIYSVPVAVYVDSVPATPFVVGAAGYLWLLVTDNVDRVRRFGRRFTGEGRDVDVWEASPLAAAGRRLAAAGVLVAVVLPLAVPGMTGGLLNNVGAGPGDGNGRPGQGGSSGRIDLFAALSGQLNQSERFDLVKVTTDEPNPFYLRLGVVDDLKSSGFQARVPTGQQVTRDLADPTERATRGVEQRTYRATVEVTKDLNMPLLPVYAEPARIEDLNGNWRYDPNQQVVFSNRENARGKSYSFEYVRSTFSPEALRAAPAPPSESAVMRQQTFTPPNPDVDRLVARLTEGRKTNYDKVRAIYDYFSVDNGFTYALSTRNGSSGADITDFLATKVGYCQQYAAAMAWLVRAAGVPARVAVGFTNGSNTDGDAYVLTNQNLHAWTEVYFGKSWVPFDATPAASIPGAVRSTWAPDTDAPQDASPAPGSSAAPGAANPSAGPNEPDRLDKDADQGLAVGDSGPTRRDTVWPWWLAGALALLALLAVPALRRSALRRRRRVRATPPAATAVAVPGQRGGAREIVVGVDAEAARADAHAAWDELLDTLVDFHVPVDGTETPRATAERLTREALVEDAGAATGVRLLGRAEERARYARDPLTDAELQPALRTVRGALAARATRRTRLLAAVLPPSVLMRWRTALAERSARLVTTSGQARQWMLRWSPRRLLAGRPAR; from the coding sequence GTGACCCCGCACCGCAACATCGGTTTCGTCGCCGCGGCGGCGACCCTGCTGGCGGCGGCCCCGCTGTCGGCGATCTTCGAGCGCTGGACGTGGCTGGTCCAGGCGGCCATCGTGGTCTCCGTGGTGGCCGGCGCGGCGGCGTTGAGCCGGTTGGGCCGGGCTCCGCTGTGGGGTCAGCTGCTGGCCATGCTGGCCGGCCTGACGCTGGGCCTGACCTGGGTCTTCCCCGGTGGCACCGAGCTGCTCGCGTTCGTGCCGACCCCGGCCACCTTCGCCCACTTCGGCGACCTGCTCCAGACCTCGTTGCAGGACATGCGCGCGTACGGCGTCAAGGTCCCCGACGTCGACTCGCTGCTCTTCCTCGCCGTGCTCGGCATCGGCGCGGTGGCCGTGGTGGTCGACGTGCTCGCGGTCGGGCTGCGCCGGCCGGCGCTGGCCGGGCTGCCGATGCTGGCCATCTACTCGGTGCCGGTGGCGGTCTACGTGGACAGCGTTCCCGCCACCCCGTTCGTGGTGGGCGCCGCCGGCTACCTGTGGCTGCTGGTCACCGACAACGTCGACCGGGTGCGCCGGTTCGGCCGCCGGTTCACCGGCGAGGGGCGCGACGTCGACGTCTGGGAGGCGTCGCCGCTGGCCGCGGCCGGGCGGCGGCTGGCCGCGGCCGGGGTGCTGGTGGCGGTGGTGCTGCCGCTGGCCGTGCCCGGGATGACGGGCGGCCTGCTGAACAACGTCGGCGCCGGCCCCGGCGACGGCAACGGCCGGCCCGGCCAGGGCGGCAGCAGCGGCCGGATCGACCTGTTCGCCGCGCTCAGCGGCCAGCTCAACCAGAGCGAACGGTTCGACCTGGTCAAGGTCACCACCGACGAGCCGAACCCGTTCTACCTGCGCCTGGGCGTGGTGGACGACCTGAAGTCGAGCGGCTTCCAGGCCCGGGTGCCCACCGGCCAGCAGGTCACTCGCGACCTGGCCGACCCGACCGAACGCGCCACCCGCGGGGTCGAGCAGCGCACCTACCGGGCCACCGTCGAGGTGACGAAGGACCTGAACATGCCGCTGCTGCCGGTCTACGCCGAGCCGGCGCGGATCGAGGACCTCAACGGCAACTGGCGCTACGACCCCAACCAGCAGGTCGTCTTCTCCAACCGGGAGAACGCGCGCGGCAAGAGCTACTCCTTCGAGTACGTGCGGTCGACGTTCAGCCCGGAGGCGCTGCGCGCCGCGCCGGCTCCGCCGTCGGAGAGCGCCGTGATGCGCCAGCAGACCTTCACCCCGCCGAACCCGGACGTCGACCGGCTGGTCGCCCGGCTGACCGAGGGCCGCAAGACCAACTACGACAAGGTCCGGGCGATCTACGACTACTTCTCGGTGGACAACGGCTTCACCTACGCGCTCTCCACCCGCAACGGCAGCAGCGGCGCGGACATCACCGACTTCCTCGCCACCAAGGTCGGCTACTGCCAGCAGTACGCCGCGGCGATGGCCTGGCTGGTCCGGGCGGCCGGCGTGCCGGCCCGAGTGGCGGTCGGGTTCACCAACGGCAGCAACACCGACGGCGACGCCTACGTGCTGACCAACCAGAACCTGCACGCCTGGACCGAGGTCTACTTCGGCAAGTCCTGGGTGCCGTTCGACGCCACCCCGGCGGCCAGCATCCCCGGCGCGGTCCGGTCCACCTGGGCCCCGGACACCGACGCCCCGCAGGACGCCTCCCCGGCGCCGGGCAGCAGCGCGGCGCCCGGCGCGGCGAACCCGTCGGCGGGCCCGAACGAGCCGGACCGTCTCGACAAGGACGCCGACCAGGGCCTGGCGGTCGGCGACAGCGGGCCGACCCGGCGGGACACGGTCTGGCCGTGGTGGCTGGCCGGGGCGCTCGCCCTGCTGGCGCTGCTCGCCGTGCCGGCCCTGCGCCGTTCCGCGCTGCGCCGCCGACGCCGGGTCCGGGCGACCCCACCGGCGGCCACCGCGGTGGCCGTGCCCGGTCAGCGGGGCGGGGCCCGCGAGATCGTGGTCGGGGTGGACGCCGAGGCGGCCCGCGCCGACGCGCACGCCGCCTGGGACGAGTTGCTGGACACGCTCGTCGACTTCCACGTCCCGGTCGACGGCACCGAGACTCCGCGGGCGACCGCCGAGCGGCTGACCCGGGAGGCGCTGGTCGAGGACGCCGGCGCGGCGACCGGGGTGCGACTGCTGGGCCGGGCCGAGGAGCGGGCCCGCTACGCCCGTGATCCGCTCACCGACGCCGAGCTTCAGCCGGCGCTGCGGACGGTACGCGGGGCGCTCGCCGCGCGGGCGACCCGGCGGACCCGGCTGCTGGCGGCGGTGCTGCCACCGTCGGTGCTGATGCGCTGGCGGACCGCCCTGGCCGAACGGTCGGCCCGGCTGGTCACCACCAGCGGGCAGGCCCGGCAGTGGATGCTGCGCTGGAGTCCACGTCGCCTGTTGGCCGGCCGCCCGGCCCGCTGA
- a CDS encoding DUF58 domain-containing protein, with product MRDGLRGLTTRGRSFLAAAVAAAISAGILGEKDLLRVAVLLAVLPLLAAAYVGRSRYKLACHRTLEPHRVPVGASSRVVLRLQNLSRLPTGTLLLEDRLPYALGSRPRVVLERLGAHQASSVAYTVRADVRGRYDVGPLVIRLTDPFGLCELTRSFPSTDHLTVIPQVTPLPAVRLPGEYAGSGDSRARSVAVHGEDDAATREYRMGDDLRRVHWKSTARTGELMVRREEQPWESRATVVLDTRAAGHRGEGPTASFEWAVSAAASIAVHLRQAGYKLRLVTGNGVDVGATEAGGEGLLLDHLAEVHLDRRGEITTLVQQVRQRADGGLIIALFGTLGDAEAELLAGLRGNGATCVAFLLDSNTWLNLPPKARVEAERAHGSSALALLQSGWRVIGVEHGNRLPALWPQAGRGSQGFALRAALAETVAGGMR from the coding sequence GTGCGTGACGGCCTGCGCGGGCTGACCACCCGCGGCCGCTCCTTCCTGGCGGCCGCGGTCGCCGCCGCGATCTCCGCCGGCATCCTCGGCGAGAAGGACCTGCTCCGGGTGGCCGTCCTGCTGGCCGTCCTGCCGCTGCTCGCCGCCGCCTACGTCGGGCGCAGCCGTTACAAGCTGGCCTGTCACCGCACGCTCGAGCCGCACCGGGTGCCGGTCGGCGCCAGCTCCCGGGTGGTGCTGCGGTTGCAGAACCTGTCCCGGCTGCCCACCGGCACCCTGCTGCTGGAGGACCGGCTGCCCTACGCGCTGGGCAGCCGCCCCCGGGTGGTGCTGGAGCGGCTCGGCGCGCACCAGGCCAGCTCCGTGGCGTACACGGTCCGCGCCGACGTGCGCGGCCGCTACGACGTGGGTCCGCTGGTGATCCGGCTGACCGACCCGTTCGGGCTGTGCGAGCTGACCCGGTCGTTCCCCAGCACCGACCACCTCACGGTGATCCCGCAGGTCACCCCGTTGCCCGCGGTGCGCCTGCCGGGCGAGTACGCCGGCAGCGGCGACAGCCGGGCCCGCTCCGTCGCGGTGCACGGCGAGGACGACGCCGCGACCCGGGAGTACCGGATGGGCGACGACCTGCGCCGGGTGCACTGGAAGTCCACCGCCCGCACCGGTGAGCTGATGGTGCGCCGCGAGGAGCAGCCGTGGGAGAGCCGCGCCACGGTGGTGCTGGACACCCGCGCCGCCGGGCACCGGGGCGAGGGGCCGACGGCGAGCTTCGAGTGGGCCGTCTCGGCCGCCGCCAGCATCGCCGTGCACCTGCGCCAGGCCGGCTACAAGTTGCGCCTGGTCACCGGCAACGGCGTGGACGTCGGCGCCACCGAGGCCGGCGGCGAGGGCCTACTCCTCGATCATCTCGCCGAGGTGCACCTGGACCGGCGCGGCGAGATCACCACGCTGGTGCAGCAGGTCCGCCAGCGGGCCGACGGCGGCCTGATCATCGCGTTGTTCGGCACGCTCGGCGACGCCGAGGCGGAGCTGCTGGCCGGGCTGCGTGGCAACGGCGCCACCTGTGTGGCGTTCCTGCTCGACAGCAACACCTGGTTGAACCTGCCGCCCAAGGCCCGGGTCGAGGCGGAGCGGGCGCACGGCAGCTCCGCCCTCGCCCTGCTGCAGAGCGGGTGGCGGGTCATCGGGGTGGAGCACGGCAACCGGCTGCCGGCACTGTGGCCGCAGGCCGGCCGCGGCTCGCAGGGCTTCGCCCTGCGGGCGGCGCTGGCCGAGACGGTCGCCGGCGGCATGCGATGA
- a CDS encoding MoxR family ATPase yields the protein MTQQTWDEVGGLLPHDEFRAASEAVVTNIEQVIAGKTATVRLALAVLLAEGHLLIEDVPGVGKTKLAKAMARSIDCSVRRIQFTPDLLPSDVTGVSVYNQETHDFEFRPGAVFANLVVGDEINRASPKTQSALLECMEERQVTVDGVTYQLQTPFMVIATQNPIEMEGTYPLPEAQRDRFTARIAMGYPDPNAELAMLDGHGATDPLSGLRPVSDAATVRRLIGHVRQVHVADAVKQYAIALVTATREAPDLRLGASPRATLQLLRTARAVAALEGRDYVLPDDLQALAVPVLAHRIIPTADAQLARRTTDAIVAELVHRLPLPHDRQRSPYDTRPGNGNGRGPYEPRRP from the coding sequence GTGACACAACAGACCTGGGACGAGGTGGGCGGTCTGCTGCCGCACGACGAGTTCCGCGCCGCCAGCGAGGCTGTCGTGACCAACATCGAGCAGGTCATCGCGGGTAAGACGGCCACCGTCCGGCTCGCCCTGGCGGTGCTGCTCGCCGAGGGTCACCTGCTCATCGAGGACGTGCCCGGCGTCGGCAAGACCAAGCTCGCCAAGGCGATGGCCCGGTCCATCGACTGCTCGGTCCGCCGCATCCAGTTCACCCCCGACCTCCTGCCCAGCGACGTCACCGGCGTCAGCGTCTACAACCAGGAGACCCACGACTTCGAGTTCCGCCCGGGCGCGGTCTTCGCCAACCTGGTCGTCGGCGACGAGATCAACCGGGCCTCGCCGAAGACCCAGTCGGCGCTGCTCGAGTGCATGGAGGAGCGACAGGTCACGGTCGACGGGGTGACCTACCAGCTCCAGACACCGTTCATGGTGATCGCGACGCAGAACCCGATCGAGATGGAGGGCACCTACCCGCTGCCCGAGGCGCAGCGGGACCGGTTCACCGCCCGGATCGCGATGGGCTACCCGGACCCGAACGCCGAGCTGGCCATGCTCGACGGGCACGGGGCCACCGACCCGCTGTCCGGACTGCGGCCGGTCTCCGACGCGGCCACCGTGCGCCGGCTGATCGGCCACGTCCGCCAGGTGCACGTCGCGGACGCCGTCAAGCAGTACGCGATCGCCCTGGTGACCGCCACCCGCGAGGCGCCCGACCTGCGGCTCGGCGCGTCCCCGCGGGCCACCCTGCAACTGCTGCGCACCGCCCGCGCGGTGGCCGCCCTGGAGGGCCGCGACTACGTCCTCCCGGACGACCTCCAGGCGCTCGCGGTGCCGGTGCTGGCGCACCGGATCATCCCGACGGCGGACGCGCAACTGGCCCGGCGCACCACCGACGCGATCGTCGCCGAGCTGGTGCACCGCCTGCCGTTGCCGCACGACCGGCAGCGTTCCCCGTACGACACCCGGCCCGGCAACGGCAACGGCCGCGGGCCGTACGAGCCACGGAGGCCATGA